From a single Lewinella sp. LCG006 genomic region:
- a CDS encoding T9SS type A sorting domain-containing protein, which yields MKKYFTLLLIFIFTSFSLKAQYELYDLEDKNLYAQTAIRTSDEGLLLISTISCYTPGSTTIEGCTTALYATKVNAIGDTLWNTQLPNYFLTVVPFIKAFENADGTFTLFSNKPDNTICNGVFGFPPAYNWYRTEVFNLDETGQLLNRFQFPDECSLSTKEIEQLPNGNFIATSNYSEYVGSTGAYYEGRITIMNKNGDILHEYTTPFISLNNSQILNSEDDFISVLYKSTDGKLALSNFDGNLNLLSTQMSENDLPFCNGLTNCAILEAYQNDEGEITTIAKKYGGQLETHVLTKLSSTLTIEQQSIYEFERASTYLFLDNQNILIGEGIRVFSTYQEIVIKRIDTELQVVDSVSITDDKDIRLATILPTATEELQLFGTYDCCNSIESPAKLFILAEDFLSPTIIFSKEEIPVTLYPNPTSEGELQVVFSTQQVQGYQYQIYDALGRSLESGELPNAFNTLDITALSAGIYAMVLFKEDQLIMTQKFIVR from the coding sequence ATGAAAAAGTATTTCACGCTCTTGTTAATTTTCATTTTTACTTCCTTTTCTTTAAAGGCCCAATATGAGTTATATGATTTAGAAGACAAGAATCTCTATGCCCAGACCGCTATCAGGACTAGTGATGAAGGTTTACTTTTGATATCAACCATCTCTTGTTATACCCCTGGATCAACTACTATTGAAGGCTGTACAACGGCCCTGTACGCTACCAAAGTAAATGCGATTGGAGACACCCTATGGAACACCCAGTTACCGAATTACTTCCTTACTGTGGTTCCATTCATTAAAGCTTTCGAAAACGCAGATGGTACTTTCACCCTTTTTAGTAACAAACCTGATAACACAATCTGCAACGGCGTTTTCGGGTTTCCACCTGCCTACAACTGGTACCGAACAGAAGTATTTAACCTAGATGAAACGGGGCAATTATTAAATAGATTTCAATTCCCTGATGAATGCAGTCTTTCTACGAAGGAAATTGAACAGCTACCTAACGGAAATTTCATTGCTACCAGTAATTATTCTGAATACGTAGGATCTACTGGAGCATACTACGAAGGAAGAATAACGATAATGAATAAGAACGGCGACATTCTTCATGAATACACCACTCCATTCATTTCACTAAATAATAGTCAAATCCTTAATTCGGAAGATGATTTTATCAGCGTTCTATATAAAAGTACCGACGGTAAATTAGCCCTGAGCAACTTTGATGGCAACTTAAATTTGCTTTCAACGCAGATGTCTGAAAATGATCTCCCTTTCTGTAATGGGCTAACAAATTGTGCTATTCTTGAAGCCTATCAAAACGATGAAGGAGAAATTACTACAATCGCAAAAAAGTATGGTGGCCAACTTGAAACCCACGTACTGACAAAACTCTCATCAACACTTACCATAGAGCAGCAAAGCATCTACGAATTCGAGCGAGCAAGTACCTATTTATTTTTGGATAATCAGAATATTCTGATAGGAGAAGGAATTAGGGTTTTCAGTACCTATCAAGAAATTGTCATAAAGAGAATTGATACGGAATTACAGGTTGTAGATTCCGTTTCTATTACGGATGATAAAGATATTCGTTTGGCCACCATTCTTCCTACCGCCACGGAAGAACTTCAACTATTTGGAACCTATGATTGCTGTAATTCCATAGAATCGCCAGCAAAGTTATTTATCCTTGCGGAAGATTTTTTATCTCCAACTATTATATTCTCAAAGGAGGAAATACCGGTTACACTTTATCCTAACCCGACCAGTGAAGGTGAATTACAAGTAGTGTTCAGCACCCAACAAGTTCAGGGTTACCAGTATCAAATTTACGACGCTCTAGGGAGAAGCCTAGAATCTGGTGAACTGCCCAATGCCTTCAATACACTTGACATAACTGCATTATCTGCAGGTATTTATGCAATGGTACTTTTTAAAGAAGATCAATTGATAATGACACAAAAGTTTATTGTAAGGTAA
- a CDS encoding deoxyribodipyrimidine photo-lyase, with amino-acid sequence MSKGISIFWFRRDLRLEDNAALYEALKGEWPVLPLFIFDRHILDKLSNRADARVEFIHQTLKEIKEKLQELGSDLLVKYSTPEEAWPEILKQFEVKAVYTNRDYEPYARERDEKIGHLLQEQQLPFHTYKDHVIFEEEEILTKAGGIYTVFTPYSKSWKAKLDEREATLEEDGQEIKLSYYFKPYPTEKYFSNFHQTDQAFSFPTLSEMDFHATNTEIPPKTVSRGLIKQYDEKRDYPALEATSRLGIHFRFGTISIREKARRASQLNETFLNELIWRDFYAQILANFPHVAGKSFRPEYDFIEWRNNEEEFAAWCKGETGYPIVDAGMRELNATGFMHNRVRMITASFLTKHLLIDWRWGEAYFAEKLLDFDLASNNGGWQWAAGSGTDAAPYFRIFNPTSQMEKFDKEKVYIKRWVPEYGTAAYPEPIVDHKMARERCLAAYKEGLDRGKE; translated from the coding sequence ATGAGTAAAGGTATTTCTATATTTTGGTTTCGTCGCGATTTACGTTTGGAAGACAACGCGGCGCTTTATGAAGCACTCAAAGGGGAATGGCCAGTGCTTCCGCTCTTTATTTTTGATCGCCACATCTTGGATAAATTATCTAATCGTGCGGATGCCCGCGTTGAGTTTATCCATCAGACCTTGAAGGAGATCAAAGAAAAATTGCAGGAGCTGGGCAGTGATCTTTTAGTGAAATACAGTACACCGGAAGAGGCATGGCCAGAAATTTTGAAGCAATTCGAGGTGAAAGCCGTTTACACCAACCGTGATTACGAGCCTTACGCTCGGGAGCGGGACGAAAAGATAGGTCACCTTTTACAGGAACAGCAGCTTCCATTTCATACCTACAAAGATCACGTCATTTTTGAAGAAGAAGAGATCCTGACGAAGGCCGGTGGTATTTACACCGTATTTACGCCCTATAGCAAAAGTTGGAAAGCCAAGCTGGACGAGCGGGAAGCGACCTTGGAGGAGGATGGTCAGGAGATCAAACTTTCTTATTACTTCAAACCTTATCCTACAGAAAAATATTTTTCTAATTTTCACCAAACAGATCAAGCGTTTTCTTTCCCGACTTTATCGGAAATGGATTTTCATGCCACCAATACGGAAATTCCGCCTAAGACGGTTAGTCGGGGCTTGATCAAGCAGTATGATGAAAAGCGCGATTACCCTGCCTTGGAAGCTACCAGCCGATTGGGTATTCATTTTCGGTTTGGCACCATCTCCATCCGGGAGAAAGCACGCCGTGCTAGCCAGCTCAATGAGACTTTTCTCAATGAGTTGATCTGGCGAGATTTTTACGCACAGATTTTAGCCAATTTTCCACACGTTGCCGGAAAAAGTTTCCGGCCCGAATATGACTTCATCGAATGGCGCAATAACGAGGAGGAATTTGCTGCTTGGTGCAAAGGCGAAACGGGCTATCCCATCGTCGATGCCGGGATGCGGGAGCTGAATGCTACTGGCTTTATGCACAATCGCGTGCGGATGATTACTGCCAGCTTCCTTACCAAGCACTTGTTGATCGACTGGCGCTGGGGTGAAGCTTATTTTGCCGAAAAACTATTGGATTTTGACCTGGCTTCCAACAATGGTGGTTGGCAATGGGCCGCAGGCTCAGGTACAGATGCTGCGCCCTATTTCCGCATCTTCAACCCCACCAGTCAGATGGAGAAATTTGATAAAGAAAAAGTCTACATCAAACGCTGGGTCCCAGAATACGGCACCGCAGCATACCCCGAACCAATCGTTGACCACAAGATGGCGCGTGAGCGCTGCCTGGCGGCGTACAAGGAAGGATTGGATAGGGGGAAGGAGTAA
- a CDS encoding tol-pal system YbgF family protein: MSTNYVLLIAFLFTAFACSPPEPKDELTLMEESFYQQPDKDKGLALVAAYEAKLDTMKGATADEKINLLSKTATVYFRLGSHEGLQSNFARLLQEFNNEPKATKATQNVLDTLLYSITDPTTQRLVPNVAKQYIALTEIYAKAKPDAPESPEQLYKAGEIARSIGAYQQALSIYATIEGFFPQYEKAPKALFMQGFTYAEDLGDEEKAREFYEAFIAKYPNDDFVDDAQILLETLGKSDEEIFQQLENKK, encoded by the coding sequence ATGAGTACCAATTACGTTTTACTAATTGCTTTCCTCTTCACCGCTTTTGCGTGTAGCCCCCCCGAACCAAAAGATGAATTGACGCTAATGGAAGAAAGCTTCTACCAGCAGCCCGATAAAGACAAGGGGCTAGCACTGGTTGCAGCTTACGAAGCCAAGCTGGACACCATGAAAGGAGCTACAGCTGATGAAAAGATTAACCTGCTGAGCAAGACAGCTACCGTTTATTTCCGGCTAGGTTCCCACGAAGGCTTACAATCAAATTTTGCCCGCCTTTTGCAGGAATTCAACAATGAGCCCAAAGCTACGAAAGCTACTCAAAATGTACTGGACACCTTGCTGTACAGTATCACCGACCCAACTACCCAACGCTTAGTACCCAACGTGGCCAAGCAATACATCGCATTGACGGAAATTTACGCGAAAGCGAAACCCGATGCCCCTGAAAGCCCGGAACAATTGTACAAAGCCGGCGAAATTGCGCGCTCCATCGGTGCTTATCAGCAAGCGTTGAGCATCTATGCTACCATTGAAGGGTTCTTCCCGCAGTACGAAAAAGCACCTAAGGCGCTCTTCATGCAAGGATTCACTTACGCAGAAGACCTTGGTGACGAAGAAAAGGCCAGGGAGTTTTACGAAGCATTCATCGCCAAATATCCCAACGATGATTTTGTGGATGATGCGCAAATATTATTAGAAACTTTAGGAAAATCGGATGAAGAAATCTTCCAACAATTGGAGAATAAAAAATAG